Proteins encoded within one genomic window of Desulfomonilaceae bacterium:
- a CDS encoding HNH endonuclease encodes MSSMEAVVVLNAGYEFMGLVSWRRAMTLMFSGKVEVIKESDSVVRTVSRTFRIPAVIRLLKFIRQMYRREVPFSRKNVLVRDVFTCQYCGHYFASNELTVDHIIPKVQGGENRWNNVVACCRICNVKKGGRTPRQAGMSLVRQPFKPTIMEFLNLYLTKKFGVNLNELLSIQ; translated from the coding sequence ATGTCATCCATGGAGGCGGTAGTCGTACTTAACGCGGGCTATGAGTTTATGGGGCTGGTCTCTTGGCGACGAGCCATGACATTAATGTTTAGTGGAAAGGTGGAAGTAATAAAAGAATCCGACAGTGTAGTCAGGACTGTTTCAAGGACTTTTCGGATTCCTGCCGTAATCAGGCTCCTCAAATTCATTCGACAGATGTATCGTAGAGAGGTCCCATTTTCCAGAAAAAATGTCCTGGTTCGGGATGTTTTCACCTGCCAGTATTGTGGTCATTATTTTGCTTCCAATGAGTTGACCGTAGATCATATTATTCCTAAAGTTCAAGGGGGAGAAAACCGCTGGAACAATGTAGTGGCTTGCTGCAGAATCTGCAATGTTAAGAAGGGTGGGAGGACCCCAAGACAAGCTGGAATGTCACTGGTCCGACAGCCATTTAAGCCTACAATAATGGAATTCCTCAACTTGTATTTGACGAAGAAATTCGGCGTCAATTTGAACGAATTACTAAGCATTCAATGA
- a CDS encoding glycosyltransferase family 39 protein has translation MKYPYFKYFPELVEAARGISSIKKELVLALLVAICFLTIINSSWKTSPDSALYLELGESVAKGAGYKFNGEWHTYVPPGYPFLVSIAAKLFGPSFLVYRVMMSLLGIVTGCLGYMLVLRLLGPDLALIIGGLFAVSNTLLVNSTFTTSDTLFTCVALLALIWASKQERGFHSWGSMMFGSLLTGIPALVRINGWGLPVSSGLFLFSPWTAQTFMKRIGAVIVFVVMAFLVPSLWCLHKMGYPVSYNEGAYIDAVTGRGIGTQCAVILGAVWEYIPETATALAGVTIRTGFLEIIIVLLALVGFVSSWRRGERLFTYLTAVQYGGLALSSAGSRYLLLLIPGLLLFLFQGIVIIFRLLSSKLGDKRADWFAPRRVLVIVSCVLLVTNVGQNIVTIAGARSAVESGGAESNRDKPFFVAARWLKANSNGQSILTMNPRIIRYLTGLPTVETLRSGAPEEVAWPNTRKQIVELMKKGKPGFIFLDNKNPALEKLILESAELNNYVVHVIPEASYGNRYSLGRLTLRNEILEK, from the coding sequence TTGAAGTATCCTTATTTCAAATACTTTCCAGAATTAGTCGAAGCAGCGCGCGGTATAAGCTCGATCAAAAAAGAACTAGTCTTAGCTCTCCTTGTAGCAATTTGTTTCTTAACCATAATTAATAGCTCATGGAAAACTTCCCCCGACAGCGCATTGTACCTGGAACTCGGAGAATCTGTGGCGAAAGGGGCCGGTTACAAATTCAACGGGGAATGGCACACTTATGTTCCCCCTGGTTATCCCTTTCTGGTTTCTATAGCTGCAAAATTGTTCGGCCCCAGTTTCCTGGTTTACCGCGTGATGATGTCACTGCTTGGCATTGTAACGGGGTGTTTAGGATACATGTTGGTTTTAAGATTACTTGGGCCAGACTTGGCCTTGATCATAGGGGGCCTGTTCGCTGTTAGCAACACACTATTGGTTAATTCCACCTTTACTACATCAGACACGTTATTCACCTGTGTGGCTTTGCTAGCGCTCATTTGGGCCAGTAAGCAGGAAAGAGGCTTTCATTCCTGGGGATCGATGATGTTCGGATCTTTGCTTACAGGAATTCCAGCTCTTGTTAGAATCAATGGATGGGGATTGCCGGTTTCATCAGGTCTGTTTCTGTTTTCTCCGTGGACGGCGCAGACTTTCATGAAGAGAATCGGAGCAGTCATTGTTTTTGTCGTTATGGCTTTTCTTGTCCCATCATTGTGGTGCTTGCACAAGATGGGTTATCCTGTGTCCTATAACGAAGGAGCATACATTGACGCTGTTACGGGGCGGGGGATAGGCACTCAGTGCGCCGTAATTCTGGGGGCTGTCTGGGAATATATCCCTGAAACGGCTACTGCGCTGGCCGGGGTTACAATAAGGACCGGATTCCTGGAAATCATTATCGTCTTGTTAGCGCTTGTTGGATTCGTTTCTTCGTGGAGACGCGGAGAAAGACTGTTCACTTATCTGACGGCCGTGCAATACGGAGGATTAGCGCTAAGCTCGGCGGGGAGCAGATACCTTTTATTGTTAATTCCGGGTTTACTGCTTTTTTTATTTCAGGGAATTGTCATCATTTTCAGGCTTTTGAGTTCCAAGTTGGGGGACAAGCGCGCTGATTGGTTTGCGCCTAGGCGGGTTCTAGTCATTGTTTCTTGTGTACTGTTGGTCACAAATGTTGGACAAAATATTGTTACCATCGCTGGGGCACGATCGGCTGTAGAGTCAGGAGGAGCCGAATCAAACCGGGACAAGCCTTTTTTTGTGGCTGCGCGTTGGCTAAAGGCGAACTCGAACGGGCAGTCCATCCTGACCATGAATCCTAGGATTATTCGTTATTTGACTGGTTTACCTACAGTCGAGACGCTTCGGTCTGGGGCGCCCGAGGAAGTTGCGTGGCCAAACACGCGAAAACAGATCGTTGAGCTAATGAAAAAGGGTAAGCCAGGTTTCATTTTCCTCGACAACAAGAATCCAGCGCTGGAGAAATTAATTCTAGAATCGGCGGAATTGAACAATTATGTGGTTCATGTAATACCTGAAGCTTCATATGGAAACCGATACAGTTTGGGCCGCCTTACCTTGAGAAATGAAATTCTGGAGAAGTGA
- the rplM gene encoding 50S ribosomal protein L13, with protein MKTWTPKKGEVERKWFVIDAKDKVLGRVAVECARILRGKNKPQFATHMDSGDFVIIVNADKVKLTGKKLTQKTYYSHSNYPGGLKSIKAETLLKQKPEKMFRLAVRGMLPKNTLGRAQLAKLKIYASDTHPHEAQQPQTYNF; from the coding sequence ATGAAAACGTGGACCCCAAAAAAAGGGGAAGTTGAACGAAAATGGTTTGTAATTGACGCCAAGGACAAGGTCTTGGGGCGAGTCGCGGTAGAATGCGCCAGAATATTGCGTGGTAAGAATAAGCCCCAGTTTGCGACCCACATGGATAGCGGTGACTTCGTCATAATTGTCAATGCCGACAAGGTTAAACTTACGGGTAAGAAACTGACGCAAAAAACATATTATAGTCACAGCAATTATCCTGGTGGATTGAAGTCTATCAAAGCGGAAACATTGCTCAAACAGAAACCTGAGAAGATGTTTCGACTGGCTGTTAGAGGTATGCTCCCGAAGAATACCCTCGGTCGAGCGCAACTGGCGAAGCTTAAAATTTACGCTTCGGACACTCACCCCCATGAGGCTCAGCAGCCGCAAACCTACAACTTTTAG
- the rpsI gene encoding 30S ribosomal protein S9 — MSQESFYATGKRKNAIARVLLKPGSGKLVVNERPVENYFGRPTSRMVIMQPFELTQTAGRFDVTVTVYGGGLSGQAGAIKHGISKALLAVDLAYRTMLKSAGFLTRDSRVKERKKYGKRSARASFQFSKR; from the coding sequence ATGTCTCAAGAATCTTTTTATGCTACCGGAAAAAGAAAAAACGCAATAGCTAGAGTTCTATTGAAACCGGGTTCCGGTAAGCTTGTTGTAAATGAAAGGCCTGTAGAAAACTATTTTGGAAGACCCACTTCAAGAATGGTCATAATGCAGCCTTTTGAATTGACTCAAACAGCCGGTCGTTTTGATGTTACTGTCACTGTCTATGGAGGCGGATTGTCCGGTCAAGCCGGCGCAATAAAGCACGGAATCAGTAAGGCTCTTTTGGCGGTAGATTTGGCTTACAGGACCATGTTGAAGAGCGCAGGTTTCCTCACAAGGGATTCCAGAGTGAAAGAGCGAAAAAAATACGGCAAACGATCGGCCAGAGCGAGCTTCCAGTTTTCTAAACGTTAA
- a CDS encoding 2-oxoacid:ferredoxin oxidoreductase subunit beta produces MVTLAEYGEYETAWCPGCGNHSILKAMKQALVALKLEPHQVLFVSGIGQAAKAPHYLNANVFNGLHGRSLPVATGAKICNPELTVIAESGDGCSYGEGGNHFLAAIRRNPNITMVVHNNQVYGLTKGQASPTSETGFVTKNQPKGAFSEPFNPVEIAVAMNAGFVARGFSGRIDHLAGLIQEAIKHKGFSLLDVLQPCVSFNKVNTFGWYDQRCYNLPDDYDSSNRQEALIRAEEWGERIPVGVLYRNQRPVYEENFPFVMNGPAAKTKVDMRKVSGILDLYR; encoded by the coding sequence ATGGTAACTCTAGCTGAATATGGCGAATATGAAACTGCCTGGTGCCCCGGCTGCGGAAATCACTCCATCCTGAAAGCGATGAAACAGGCGCTTGTAGCCCTAAAACTGGAGCCTCACCAAGTTCTGTTTGTTTCAGGAATCGGGCAGGCGGCCAAGGCTCCGCATTACCTGAACGCTAATGTGTTTAACGGGTTACATGGTCGATCACTGCCAGTGGCTACTGGGGCCAAGATCTGTAATCCTGAACTGACGGTAATTGCAGAAAGTGGCGATGGTTGCAGTTATGGTGAAGGTGGAAACCATTTCCTGGCCGCAATCCGTAGAAACCCTAACATTACCATGGTTGTGCACAACAACCAGGTTTACGGATTAACAAAAGGTCAAGCCAGTCCAACATCAGAAACAGGTTTTGTGACTAAGAACCAACCGAAAGGGGCTTTTTCTGAACCGTTTAACCCAGTCGAGATTGCAGTGGCCATGAATGCCGGTTTTGTCGCGCGAGGGTTCTCCGGAAGAATCGACCATCTTGCCGGCCTCATTCAGGAAGCGATCAAACACAAAGGATTTTCTCTCTTGGATGTTCTTCAACCTTGTGTATCCTTCAACAAGGTCAATACGTTTGGATGGTACGATCAGCGCTGTTACAACCTGCCGGATGACTACGACAGTTCCAATCGGCAAGAGGCGCTTATTAGAGCGGAGGAATGGGGGGAACGGATTCCAGTCGGGGTTTTATATCGTAATCAAAGGCCGGTATATGAGGAAAATTTCCCTTTCGTAATGAATGGTCCTGCCGCCAAAACCAAGGTTGATATGCGCAAGGTTTCCGGAATTCTTGACCTTTACCGTTAG
- a CDS encoding 2-oxoacid:acceptor oxidoreductase subunit alpha yields MKQKSRNILVAGEAGQGLVTLSQILTKALVRAGYYLVVTQSYQSRIRGGHNSYALRVSDQEIIAPIETVDLLIALDQKSIDIHMGELAPSGLVVVDENISSKDHDRILRAPFSKLADNKFSNSVALGMVSALLGLKENETNETLRSFFDKHGADATEHNMVSCSAGFDWVMRRGVDFPKLAPPNLQKDRLTLNGNEATALGAIAAGMKFFCFYPMSPATSIATALAEHSAEIEIALEQAEDEISAINMAIGASFSGAPSMVATSGGGFALMTEAVSLSGMTETPVVIVVAQRPGPSTGLPTRTEQADLEFVLHGGHGEFPRAIFAPGNVEQAFHLTRSAFEVANRYNTPVFILTDQFLADSYRSVQCFDLASVNPIDPCANSSAETDPHLTYFLTESGVSPRSFPGMTTNCVRASSSQELVVADSDEHTQDGHLTEDFLIRISMVEKRLRKFQGIKSECVPPDYIGDSEPDLLFICWGSSRGSTIEAAEQLKTEATRVGVLHFSQVWPLVPETFVKKITSAKKTIAVESNATAQFARLIRRETGIEIGASILRYDGLPITPEYIVARI; encoded by the coding sequence ATGAAACAAAAATCTCGGAACATTCTGGTAGCAGGGGAGGCGGGCCAAGGATTGGTAACACTTTCTCAAATCCTTACCAAGGCTCTGGTTAGGGCCGGCTACTACCTTGTCGTCACACAGAGCTACCAATCTCGCATTAGGGGTGGACACAACTCTTATGCTTTGAGGGTGTCTGATCAGGAGATCATCGCTCCCATAGAGACCGTTGATCTTCTTATTGCCTTGGACCAGAAATCAATTGACATCCACATGGGTGAACTTGCTCCAAGTGGCCTGGTTGTCGTTGATGAAAATATCTCCAGCAAAGATCACGACCGCATATTGAGGGCCCCGTTCTCAAAACTTGCCGATAATAAATTTAGTAATAGTGTGGCCCTAGGTATGGTTTCCGCTCTTTTGGGCTTGAAGGAAAATGAGACAAACGAAACTTTGAGAAGTTTTTTCGATAAACATGGGGCTGACGCCACGGAGCATAATATGGTCTCCTGTTCCGCAGGGTTTGATTGGGTCATGCGGCGAGGAGTTGATTTTCCAAAGCTTGCGCCGCCCAATCTTCAAAAGGACAGGCTCACTCTAAATGGAAATGAAGCTACTGCTCTAGGGGCAATTGCGGCTGGAATGAAATTCTTCTGTTTCTATCCAATGTCACCAGCCACATCAATAGCGACTGCGCTTGCGGAACACTCAGCGGAGATTGAAATCGCTCTGGAGCAGGCCGAAGATGAGATATCCGCCATAAACATGGCGATTGGAGCGTCGTTTTCGGGGGCGCCTAGCATGGTGGCAACTTCTGGAGGCGGATTCGCCTTAATGACCGAGGCTGTCAGTCTTTCGGGAATGACTGAAACTCCCGTGGTAATCGTGGTAGCGCAAAGGCCTGGACCGTCAACCGGTTTACCAACAAGGACAGAGCAGGCAGATCTAGAATTCGTATTACATGGTGGTCACGGGGAATTCCCCCGGGCTATTTTTGCCCCTGGAAATGTGGAACAGGCTTTCCACCTTACAAGATCAGCCTTCGAGGTGGCCAACAGATACAACACACCGGTTTTTATCCTGACGGACCAGTTCCTCGCCGATTCCTACCGTTCGGTTCAGTGTTTCGATCTCGCCAGTGTCAACCCAATCGATCCATGCGCAAATTCCAGTGCGGAGACTGATCCCCACCTGACGTATTTTCTAACCGAATCAGGCGTTTCACCTAGGAGTTTCCCCGGAATGACCACTAATTGCGTTAGAGCAAGCAGTTCTCAGGAACTCGTGGTCGCTGATAGTGACGAACACACTCAGGACGGCCATCTGACAGAAGATTTCTTAATAAGGATTTCAATGGTTGAGAAACGATTGAGAAAGTTTCAGGGAATTAAGTCTGAATGCGTCCCTCCGGATTACATTGGCGATTCAGAACCTGATTTACTGTTTATTTGTTGGGGATCGTCTCGAGGCTCAACGATTGAGGCTGCTGAGCAACTGAAAACAGAGGCGACAAGAGTTGGTGTACTACATTTCTCACAGGTCTGGCCTCTTGTACCGGAAACTTTTGTGAAGAAGATCACCTCTGCAAAGAAAACTATCGCTGTCGAGAGTAATGCCACGGCGCAATTCGCTCGGCTCATAAGGAGAGAAACTGGAATTGAAATTGGCGCCTCGATCCTTCGGTATGATGGCTTGCCCATAACGCCGGAATACATTGTTGCGCGAATCTGA